The Deinococcus sp. KNUC1210 nucleotide sequence GCATGGTCCGCTGCATGAGCGAGATCGCCTTCAGCAGGGCGGCGGTGTCATCGGCAGTCGGAACGTCCCCGATTTCCAGCAGTGCCAGTGCGAGCGGCTGATTCTCGTCTCTGGAAGCCTGAAATGCCTGCTTGAGCGCCTGCTTGAGACCGGAGAGGTCCAGCAGTTCTGCCGAATTCACCTTCCCGCGCGGCTTCCTGAACGAGTTGATGCCGCTCTTCACGGCCTGGAAGCGGTCCAGATTTCCAGAGCGGTCAGAGGGCGTTTCCGCCAGAAGTCCGCCTGACGCCTGCACTTCATACTCCTGCTCCAGGAGCAACACGGCGCTCCGCTGTTCAGAGGCTGCATGTTGACTCGCCCGTTCCAGTTCAAGATGCTGCTCGCGGTGCGCCGACGCCTGCCCGGTCTGATGATCTTCCTCGTAATAGATGCTCAGTTGAAGATGAATGCGGCTCCGGAGTTTCAACAGATCGTGCTGCTCCGCGCTGTCCAGAGCCCGCAACAGCGCCGTATGAGCCGCCCGACGCTGCCCGAGCGCCTTCATGGCTTCCCCCAGATTCAGATACAGTTCCGCTTCGAGCACGGTCGCTCCAGAGAGAGCAGCCACTTTCAGGGCCTCACGATAGTATCTGATCGCCGTTTTGTATTCGCCCCGCCTACAAGAAAGAATACCGAATTCATCCAGAGCACTGAGAATATTTTCGCTATCATCGGATTTTCGACTCAGACGAAGTGCCTTCTGAAGATGCTCTTCCGACTCGTCGTATCTCCCAATGCTTGAAAGGGTACATCCTATGTTGATGAGAGCGACTATTTCGTTGTATATACTTCCCGATTCACGTGCAAACAGGAGAGCTTCGAGCTGAATCGGAAGAGCTTCACTCCAGCGGCGCAGACTATAGAGCTGCTGTCCTATATTGTTGGTTGCCGCTATTTTTGTAAAGTGAGAATCCACGCTCTTGGCCAGAATGAGCGCCCGCGAGTGATAGCTCAGCGATGCGTCGTAATCGCCAATTTTTCCATACAGTACACCGATATTGTTCAGGCAGTCGGCCAGATACCAGGTATTCCCCGCATCCTCGAAAATAATCTGAGCCAGAAAAAGGGCCCTGAGTGCCTGTGTTCGCAACCCCAGATTGGTGCGGACTGAACCGAGCGCCATCCAGCTGCGGGCCAGAGCGACTGCATCATCCTGAATCTGAAAAGAAGCGATGGCCCGTTCGAGAACGAGGGTGGCTTCCTGATACGCTCCGGTGCGGAACTGACTGCGCCCCAGTTCCAGAAGCGCCATCGCCTGAGCGGATGCATGGTTGAGTGAAGTCGCCAGGACATAGGCTTCCTGGCTGTACAGAACAGCCTGTGGAGGGTCGCGTTGCCACAATTCAGATGCCAGATTAAGCAGCGCGTCCAGACGCAGATAGCCACTCAAGCCGGGAAGCTGCTGCTCAAGTGTAAAGATAGCGTCGCCCATACGCGCAGTGTATCGCTCTGCCCTGCCCCTGAGCCGAACACTGACAATGAATGCCACCAATCCGGCCCCATCACCCGCATACTACCCAACGAATACGTCGAAATACTGCAAACTGCGTTTCACTGGCATCTCCTCGATGCAGTGAAACGCAGTTTCGCGGTGGCAGGACAGGAAGTGAATGTAAAGCGGCAGATCTCAGAGCTATGAGGAGAACTTCAATCCTTTCCTAGGCACTTTTCGCTTCACCAACGCTCAGATAGTTCCTGATAAACATTTCAGGCGGCTGAGGTTTTGAGAGGAAATAGCCCTGAGAAAAATGGCATTTCCACGCTCTCAACAGTTCAAACTGCTGAGAATGCTCAATCCCCTCGGCAATAATAACGAAACCAAGAGAGATGCAGATCTCGATGATCGACTTCACCATGTAGATTTCAGTTGAGCTTCTGTTGTTCAACATATCGATCAGCGATTTGTCGATTTTTACGCCATGAACATTCATATGGAGTAGCTGGACGAAATTAGAGTATCCGGTACCAAAATCATCAATATAGGTAGAGATTCCCAGCTGATCGAGACCGTCGAGCACACGCGGGATTTTCTCGTTCCGGTACATTTCCAGAGTCTCGGTGATTTCAAATTCCAATCGTCCCGGAGTGACCTGGTAATTGGTCATGAGGTATTTTATATCCGATAGAAACGAGCTATTTTCAAGCTGAACAACTGAAACGTTGATACATATTTTTATATCCGGACAGTTCATCAGATCTGACAGAGCACGCTTGATCACCCACAATCCTATATGATAAATACTCCCCGTAGTTTCAGCGATGCCAACAAACTCAACGGGCGACACCGAGCCATAGAGCGGGTGATCCCATCTCAGAAGTGCTTCAACCTTTGACACCTTGCGCGTCATCGTGTCGTAGATAGGCTGATAGACGACAGAGAGCTGTTTTTTACTGATTGCCCTCGCCAGATCTCTGGAAAGCAGTTGCCGATGTTGGATGAGCGCTTCCTCGGAGGACTGATAGTGCTTGACTCCGTTTTTACCTTTGCGTTTAACGTTCATCATCGCGCTGTCAGCATGCTTGAGCAGCGATTGATAGTCTCTGGCATCCTCCGGAAAGCGGCTTATCCCGGCGCTGATGCTCAGATTGACGTATTCTCTTTCTTTTCTCCGTCAAAAACAGTGATAGAGCTGTCCTTGGATTTTATGTAATCGGAGATATCTGAAACGAGTTTAAATGCTTTTAGGTCATCGAGGCCACTGGCAATAATAATAAATTCGTCGCCACTCAGCCGCGCAACGTGCATTGCAGAACCGCATTTATTCTTTAAATATTGCGCAAAACGTTTTAGAACGTCGTCACCCTTTGAATATCCCAGAGTATCGTTGATTGTTCTGAAGTTATCTATATCCAAGACGATGATAGCAGCACTTTGATGTGTTTGGTCGACATGAAGGGCAAAGTATTTTTCGGAGGCCACTCTGTTTGGCAGACCAGTCATGGCATCAACAAAGACGTCCCTGCTTCGCACGGCGCTCTTTTTTCTGCCTCCAAGTTTATCTTTCCACACGTTGACGAGTTGCCCGGCAGCCAGATAGATCGAAGCAAGAACCAGGCAACTACAGAGGAGAAAGGCTGTATAGCTCTGAATCGCCAGATTGGGAATCACGAGTACATCAAGGATGACTGACGCCGACAATGCATTTACCATTGAGCCTCCTATCGTATTGGCGTCTTGCTTCGAGATATCTCGAATATGGCTGTTAGAGGAGCAACACAGAATCGGAAGACTGCCTCCCCATATGCCAACTGCGAAGGTCTGTAGACGACTCCCCTGCATCCTGTCCTTCCTGCCGAGACCGAGAAGCCCTGATGGAACACAGGCTTCACGCGCAACTGTCGTGCTTCGTTCGATGAGTGCGCGCCTTTAGTTTCCCTTGTTCCACTGAGTGAACCGAAGGACACATCTAGACAACACCAGATAGGGGGTATAGAACCCGCTCGCGCGGAGGGTTATGGCGAATTCTGCACAGCCGTCGCTACATCAGGTCAAAATGCCTTCATATCCTTCGTACCATATGGTTCACTGAGCGGTACGCGCCGAACAACTGACAAAGCGAGTCGGTAAAGTATGGTCACGGCCATGGCTTGCCATGATGGTGCGGCGTTTTCTGAGAACCTGCCCTAATACACAGGGCATAGGACAGCAAAAGTTGAATGCTTTGCCCATACCCATCACTGGTCTCGCACCTGCGCGACATGGGCGTGAAATGAGTTCGCTACGAGATAGTTGCACAATGGAAAAGATTTTTTGCTAGGATATTTGCGATATGGAAATACTTAAGGACACGAACGATCCAGACGGATCAGAGCCCGGGCAGCAGCTCAGTGAAGAAACCGCACAACAGCTTCTGAAGGGTCTCTGGGCGCTGACGCACTCCATGAAGCGGGAGCTCGGCCCGATGTTGCTGCGTGAACACGGCCTGGAATTCAAGGACTTTCTGGCGCTCCAGGCCATCGAAGAAGGCAGCAATTATCCCGGACAGCTCTGCCAGCGCCTGACCCTGACGCCCAGCAACGGCTCGCGGCTCATCGACGCACTGGTCGAAGGCACCCTCATCGAACGCCGCCTCGACGATCAAGACGCCCGCCGCGTGCAGCTGATCCTGACGACCAAGGGCGAACAAGTTCTGGCCGCCACCTATAGCACGCTGCTCGACCTGTTCAGGCGCAGTCTCAGTGAACTTTCGGATACACAGATCTCCGATTTTACCCGGACGCTCGCCCTGCTCAGCCGAGCTTTTGCCTCGACCATTCCCGCTCATGAGGACACCCGACCATGACGACCACACCGACCCCCTCTGCGGCTCCACATCTTCCGACTGCGACTCCTCACACCGCCACACAGCCGCAGTTCACGGCTCAGGAAAAGCTGTTTACCATGATCGGCACGCTGCTGGGACTGCTGCTGGCCGCCCTTGATCAGACCATCGTGGCGACCGCTGGGCCGCAGATTCAGAAAGACCTGCGGATTGATGCCAGCCTGTATACCTGGATCACCACGGCCTATCTGGTGGCCTCCACCGTGATGGTCCCGATCTACGGCAAGCTCTCCGATCTCTTTGGCCGTAAGGCTGTTCTGCTGTTCGGCGTGGTGACGTTTCTGGTCGGCTCGCTGCTGTGCGGAATGTCTGGCGAAGCGTTCATGGGCAATTTTCTGGGCGGCGGCACCGGGCAACTGATCGCCTTCCGTGCGGTGCAGGGCTTTGGCAGCGCGGCGCTCTTTACCACTGCCTTCGCCGTGGTCTCCGACCTGTATCCACCTGCCGAGCGGGGCCGCTACACCGGCCTCTTCGGCGCAGTCTTCGGAATTTCCAGTGTACTGGGGCCGCTGCTGGGCGGCTTTCTAACCGACCACCTCAGCTGGCACTGGGTCTTTTACGTCAATCTGCCCATTGGGGCCGTGGCCCTCGCCTTCATCATCACCCGTATGCCCGCCCTGAAGCATCTGTACGGCCAGACTGAGGCGAAACCGCGCCTGGACCTGCTGGGAGCCTTCTGGCTGGTGGTGGGCGTCGTTCCGCTGCTGCTGGCGCTCAGTCTGGGTAAATCCACTCTCACTCCGGGAGAAACTGGATTCCTGTGGACTTCCTGGCAGGAAATGAGCATGTTTGGCCTCGCCGTGCTGGGTATTGCAGCGTTTCTGTTCACCGAGCGCCGCGCCCATGACCCGCTGATGAACCTGGGGCTGTTTCAGAACCGCGTGTACTCGGTGGGCATCGTGGCGTCGTTTCTGCTGAGCATGGCGTTTCTCGGGCCGATCATCTTTCTGCCGCTCTTCATGGTCAATGTAGTGGGGCTGTCGGCCACCAATTCCGGCCTGACCCTGACGCCGCTGGTGCTGGGTCTGGTGGCAGGCAACATTCTGAGCGGACAGCTGGTGTCGAGGTTCGGCAAATACAAGCCGCTGATGATCGCCGGTCTGCTGATCCTGATGGTGGCCTTTCTGCTGATGGGCTTCACCATCCACGCCGATTCGTCTCAGGCTTCGGTCACGCTGAAGATGATTCTGATCGGGTTGGGCCTGGGGCCTTCGATCCCGCTGTATACCCTGGCGATTCAGAATGCCTCAGACCCGCGCCTGACCGGACAGGTCACATCGTCGGTCACGTTCTTCCGCAATCTGGGTCAGGTGGTCGGCGTGGCGATTCTGGGCACCGTCTTTTCGAACGTGCTGAGTACCCAGTTGAACGTCGCCAAAGGTGAGGCGCGTGCGCTCCTGCCTGTCAGCGCCCAGTCGCAGTTCGATACGCTCAGCGGCGGCCAGAGTTCGGCGAGCAACTTCGATACCGCCGCCATCAAGCGCAGCGTCAGCAGCAAGCTCAGTGATCAGGAAACGCTGATCACGAAGGCCCTGCGTGACAACGATTCTGCCAGCG carries:
- a CDS encoding tetratricopeptide repeat protein, producing the protein MGDAIFTLEQQLPGLSGYLRLDALLNLASELWQRDPPQAVLYSQEAYVLATSLNHASAQAMALLELGRSQFRTGAYQEATLVLERAIASFQIQDDAVALARSWMALGSVRTNLGLRTQALRALFLAQIIFEDAGNTWYLADCLNNIGVLYGKIGDYDASLSYHSRALILAKSVDSHFTKIAATNNIGQQLYSLRRWSEALPIQLEALLFARESGSIYNEIVALINIGCTLSSIGRYDESEEHLQKALRLSRKSDDSENILSALDEFGILSCRRGEYKTAIRYYREALKVAALSGATVLEAELYLNLGEAMKALGQRRAAHTALLRALDSAEQHDLLKLRSRIHLQLSIYYEEDHQTGQASAHREQHLELERASQHAASEQRSAVLLLEQEYEVQASGGLLAETPSDRSGNLDRFQAVKSGINSFRKPRGKVNSAELLDLSGLKQALKQAFQASRDENQPLALALLEIGDVPTADDTAALLKAISLMQRTMPSKAVYSLLKGRVLGVLLPGTSPRRAWTLCEGWRRTVEDGFSEQSGGSTAVHLGLCTQTAWSRAEDMLSCADRLLYQAKCLGPGPTLSDWKP
- a CDS encoding EAL domain-containing protein — encoded protein: MMNVKRKGKNGVKHYQSSEEALIQHRQLLSRDLARAISKKQLSVVYQPIYDTMTRKVSKVEALLRWDHPLYGSVSPVEFVGIAETTGSIYHIGLWVIKRALSDLMNCPDIKICINVSVVQLENSSFLSDIKYLMTNYQVTPGRLEFEITETLEMYRNEKIPRVLDGLDQLGISTYIDDFGTGYSNFVQLLHMNVHGVKIDKSLIDMLNNRSSTEIYMVKSIIEICISLGFVIIAEGIEHSQQFELLRAWKCHFSQGYFLSKPQPPEMFIRNYLSVGEAKSA
- a CDS encoding GGDEF domain-containing protein — its product is MVNALSASVILDVLVIPNLAIQSYTAFLLCSCLVLASIYLAAGQLVNVWKDKLGGRKKSAVRSRDVFVDAMTGLPNRVASEKYFALHVDQTHQSAAIIVLDIDNFRTINDTLGYSKGDDVLKRFAQYLKNKCGSAMHVARLSGDEFIIIASGLDDLKAFKLVSDISDYIKSKDSSITVFDGEKKENTSI
- a CDS encoding MarR family winged helix-turn-helix transcriptional regulator, translated to MKRELGPMLLREHGLEFKDFLALQAIEEGSNYPGQLCQRLTLTPSNGSRLIDALVEGTLIERRLDDQDARRVQLILTTKGEQVLAATYSTLLDLFRRSLSELSDTQISDFTRTLALLSRAFASTIPAHEDTRP
- a CDS encoding MDR family MFS transporter, whose amino-acid sequence is MTTTPTPSAAPHLPTATPHTATQPQFTAQEKLFTMIGTLLGLLLAALDQTIVATAGPQIQKDLRIDASLYTWITTAYLVASTVMVPIYGKLSDLFGRKAVLLFGVVTFLVGSLLCGMSGEAFMGNFLGGGTGQLIAFRAVQGFGSAALFTTAFAVVSDLYPPAERGRYTGLFGAVFGISSVLGPLLGGFLTDHLSWHWVFYVNLPIGAVALAFIITRMPALKHLYGQTEAKPRLDLLGAFWLVVGVVPLLLALSLGKSTLTPGETGFLWTSWQEMSMFGLAVLGIAAFLFTERRAHDPLMNLGLFQNRVYSVGIVASFLLSMAFLGPIIFLPLFMVNVVGLSATNSGLTLTPLVLGLVAGNILSGQLVSRFGKYKPLMIAGLLILMVAFLLMGFTIHADSSQASVTLKMILIGLGLGPSIPLYTLAIQNASDPRLTGQVTSSVTFFRNLGQVVGVAILGTVFSNVLSTQLNVAKGEARALLPVSAQSQFDTLSGGQSSASNFDTAAIKRSVSSKLSDQETLITKALRDNDSASVQTLLASPQTPASLRNVLKAGGIEQQVKTADTALLSQITAAVKGGQLAALAANPQLPAALRGQLAQIPPQAVATAQGQDAVISRVSQGVRANEGAVVAQVKTQAVTRAVKAIDDSRPTILRAIDVFGAGFKQALTDAVTQIFRYGLIMVLLGLVATLLLPQLPLRRGGAASAPVLE